A stretch of Microbacterium sp. 4R-513 DNA encodes these proteins:
- a CDS encoding long-chain-fatty-acid--CoA ligase codes for MTTAYDPPRPWIASYAPGVPADLDPVSGSLVDIVEASSRDYPDAPALQFFGRETSYRALQESIERAAAGLKAMGVGPGDPVAIVLPNCPQHIVAFYAILRIGGVVVEHNPLYTPRELRKQFEDHGAKHAIVWSKVVATVQEFPDDLAVPNLISVNVIKAMPFTTRLALRLPIRKARESREALHEGVSGTTTWEQLIGADALPASHPKPATDDLAIIQYTSGTTGTPKGASLTHRNLLANAAQARAWVPSIQRGKGCVVYAVLPMFHAYGLTLCLTFAMSMGARLVLFPRFDPDMVLAVTKKHPATFLPLVPPIADRLLKASRERGVSLAGTEVAISGAMALPHELVVPFEAASGGFLVEGYGLSECSPVLMANPVADNRVPGTVGLPLPGTECRVVDPDDPSTDVARGERGELVVRGPQVFQGYYGKPEETEAVFVDGWFRTGDIVTVDDAGFVRIVDRIKELIITGGFNVAPTEVENALRQHPDVEDAAVVGLPSDHSGEEVVAAVVCAPGREVDVEGLRDFARGILTPYKVPRRIFLVDELPKSLIGKVLRRQVRESLVKLTTGA; via the coding sequence GTGACGACCGCCTATGACCCGCCTCGCCCGTGGATCGCCAGCTACGCACCGGGTGTTCCCGCCGACCTGGATCCTGTGTCGGGGTCGCTCGTCGACATCGTCGAGGCTTCCTCTCGCGACTATCCGGACGCCCCCGCCCTGCAGTTCTTCGGGAGGGAGACGTCGTACCGGGCCCTGCAGGAGTCGATCGAGCGCGCGGCCGCGGGACTCAAGGCCATGGGTGTCGGCCCGGGTGATCCCGTGGCGATCGTGCTGCCGAACTGCCCGCAGCACATCGTGGCGTTCTATGCGATCCTGCGGATCGGCGGAGTCGTCGTCGAGCACAACCCGCTCTACACGCCCCGGGAGCTGCGCAAGCAGTTCGAAGACCACGGCGCCAAGCACGCGATCGTGTGGAGCAAGGTCGTCGCCACGGTGCAGGAGTTCCCCGACGACCTCGCGGTCCCGAATCTCATCTCGGTGAACGTCATCAAGGCCATGCCGTTCACGACCCGCCTCGCGCTGCGGCTGCCCATCCGAAAGGCGCGCGAGTCTCGCGAGGCGTTGCACGAGGGCGTGTCGGGGACCACGACGTGGGAGCAGCTGATCGGCGCCGATGCGCTCCCGGCGAGCCATCCCAAGCCCGCGACCGACGATCTGGCGATCATCCAGTACACGAGCGGGACGACGGGGACGCCCAAGGGAGCGAGCCTCACGCACCGCAACCTGCTCGCCAACGCCGCTCAGGCGCGTGCCTGGGTGCCTTCCATCCAGCGCGGAAAGGGATGCGTCGTCTACGCGGTGCTGCCGATGTTCCACGCGTACGGACTCACTCTGTGCCTCACCTTCGCGATGTCGATGGGTGCCCGGCTCGTGCTCTTCCCGCGCTTCGACCCCGACATGGTGCTCGCGGTGACGAAGAAGCACCCCGCGACCTTCCTCCCCCTCGTGCCTCCGATCGCCGACCGGCTGCTGAAGGCCTCGCGTGAGAGGGGCGTCTCGCTCGCCGGCACCGAGGTGGCGATCTCGGGGGCGATGGCCCTCCCGCATGAGCTGGTCGTGCCGTTCGAGGCGGCGAGCGGCGGCTTCCTCGTCGAAGGGTACGGCCTCTCGGAGTGCTCCCCCGTGCTGATGGCGAATCCCGTCGCCGACAACCGCGTGCCGGGGACGGTCGGCCTCCCGCTTCCTGGGACGGAGTGCCGCGTGGTGGACCCCGACGACCCGTCCACGGATGTCGCGCGCGGCGAGCGCGGTGAGCTCGTGGTGCGCGGGCCACAGGTCTTCCAGGGCTACTACGGCAAGCCCGAGGAGACCGAAGCGGTCTTCGTCGACGGGTGGTTCCGCACCGGCGACATCGTCACGGTCGACGACGCAGGGTTCGTACGCATCGTCGATCGCATCAAGGAGCTCATCATCACCGGTGGCTTCAACGTGGCTCCCACCGAGGTCGAGAACGCCCTCCGCCAGCATCCCGACGTCGAGGACGCCGCCGTCGTGGGCCTCCCGAGCGACCACTCCGGCGAGGAGGTCGTCGCCGCCGTCGTGTGCGCCCCGGGCCGCGAGGTCGACGTGGAGGGCCTGCGCGACTTCGCGCGAGGCATCCTCACCCCCTACAAGGTGCCGCGGCGCATCTTCCTCGTCGACGAGCTGCCCAAGTCGCTCATCGGCAAGGTGCTGCGCCGCCAGGTGCGGGAGTCGCTCGTGAAGCTCACGACGGGCGCCTGA
- a CDS encoding DUF4262 domain-containing protein → MTVTPDPAVIAWLDQEDKRTAQTIRKYGVSLEYVGGDMRRRETPFAYTIGLFGMGHPELLVFGLDARTTGLLLNDVADRVRAGEDIVPGQVLEFEGWSHRVTVEAVPNPGQIAFAANRFYRRPDEHSVELLQLTYDDRDGRFPWDDDYSNAVWIQPRPGDFTAW, encoded by the coding sequence ATGACCGTGACCCCCGATCCCGCAGTGATCGCCTGGCTCGATCAGGAAGACAAGCGCACGGCTCAGACGATCCGCAAGTACGGTGTGAGTCTCGAGTACGTCGGCGGCGACATGCGACGTCGCGAGACGCCGTTCGCCTACACGATCGGGCTGTTCGGGATGGGGCATCCTGAGCTCCTCGTCTTCGGGCTGGACGCCCGCACCACCGGACTCCTGCTCAACGACGTCGCGGATCGGGTGCGTGCGGGAGAAGACATCGTCCCCGGGCAGGTGCTCGAATTCGAGGGCTGGAGTCATCGGGTGACGGTCGAGGCGGTCCCGAATCCCGGCCAGATCGCGTTCGCCGCCAACCGCTTCTATCGACGGCCCGACGAGCATTCCGTCGAGCTGCTGCAGCTGACCTACGACGATCGCGACGGCCGCTTCCCGTGGGACGACGACTACTCCAACGCCGTCTGGATCCAGCCGCGTCCCGGCGACTTCACGGCATGGTGA
- the gatC gene encoding Asp-tRNA(Asn)/Glu-tRNA(Gln) amidotransferase subunit GatC, translated as MSEITPDLVRHLGVLARIQLSDEEVERLTGQLDVIVDNIAKVSEVATPEVPATSHPIAMQNVFRPDAVGETLTLEQALQNAPDASDDRFRVTAILGEEQ; from the coding sequence GTGTCTGAAATCACCCCCGATCTCGTGCGCCATCTCGGTGTGCTCGCCCGGATCCAGCTGAGCGACGAGGAGGTCGAGCGCCTCACCGGACAGCTCGATGTGATCGTCGACAACATCGCCAAGGTCTCGGAGGTCGCCACGCCCGAGGTCCCCGCGACGAGTCACCCCATCGCCATGCAGAACGTCTTCCGCCCCGACGCCGTGGGTGAGACGCTGACCCTCGAGCAGGCGCTCCAGAATGCGCCGGATGCCTCCGACGACCGCTTCCGCGTGACGGCGATCCTGGGGGAGGAGCAGTAG
- a CDS encoding YciI family protein: MIDAMAVDAQWLYRIVPTRPEMTVSPTDEEAALASAHFEYLLALEERGILILAGRTQEDVGTFGIVIFEAPDREAAQAVTDADPAVAGGLFAATLHPYRVAVARDGLG, encoded by the coding sequence GTGATCGACGCGATGGCCGTGGACGCGCAGTGGCTCTACCGGATCGTGCCGACACGGCCCGAGATGACGGTGTCGCCGACAGACGAAGAGGCAGCGCTGGCCTCGGCCCATTTCGAGTACCTCCTCGCACTCGAGGAACGAGGCATCCTGATCCTGGCGGGACGCACGCAGGAGGACGTCGGCACCTTCGGCATCGTCATCTTCGAGGCACCTGACCGGGAGGCGGCCCAGGCCGTCACCGACGCCGACCCCGCCGTCGCCGGCGGTCTCTTCGCGGCGACCCTGCACCCATACCGGGTGGCCGTCGCGCGTGACGGGCTCGGTTGA
- the gatB gene encoding Asp-tRNA(Asn)/Glu-tRNA(Gln) amidotransferase subunit GatB: MAKDALMDFDKALELYEPVLGFEVHVELNTKTKMFSAAPNPAHEDNHASTPNTLVAPVDMGLPGSLPVVNEEAVRYSISLGLALGCSIAPSSRFARKNYFYPDLGKNYQISQYDEPIAFEGEVEVELLDGTIVTVPIERAHMEEDAGKLTHVGGSTGRIQGAEYSLVDYNRAGVPLVEIVTKPIFGAEERAPELAAAYVRTIRDIVISLGISEARMERGNLRCDANVSLRPRGQEKLGTRTETKNVNSMRSVERAVRYEIQRQAAILSSGGSITQETRHWHEDTGTTSPGRPKSDADDYRYFPEPDLLPVAPSTELIEGLRAQLPEPPAAHRRRLKADWGFGDIDFRGIVNGGVLAEVEATIAAGASPAAARKWWTGEVARIANAEGREPSSLVTPAEIAALQKLVDAGTLTDKLARQVLEGVIAGEGTPQEIVDARGLAVVSDDGALIAAIDEALASQPDVLAKIRDGKVQAAGAVIGAVMKAMKGQADAARVRELVLERAAQ; encoded by the coding sequence ATGGCGAAGGATGCGCTGATGGACTTCGACAAGGCCCTCGAGCTGTACGAGCCCGTGCTCGGGTTCGAGGTGCACGTCGAACTGAACACGAAGACGAAGATGTTCTCGGCCGCGCCCAACCCGGCGCACGAGGACAATCACGCCTCGACGCCGAACACGCTCGTGGCGCCGGTCGACATGGGTCTCCCCGGCTCGCTCCCCGTCGTGAACGAAGAGGCCGTCCGCTACTCGATCAGCCTGGGCCTCGCACTCGGCTGTTCGATCGCGCCGTCGAGCCGCTTCGCGCGCAAGAACTACTTCTACCCGGATCTCGGCAAGAACTACCAGATCTCGCAGTACGACGAGCCCATCGCATTCGAAGGCGAGGTGGAGGTCGAGCTCCTCGACGGCACGATCGTCACCGTGCCGATCGAGCGTGCGCACATGGAAGAGGATGCCGGCAAGCTGACGCACGTCGGCGGGTCGACGGGACGCATCCAGGGGGCGGAATACTCGCTCGTCGACTACAACCGCGCGGGCGTTCCGCTCGTCGAGATCGTCACGAAACCGATCTTCGGCGCGGAGGAGCGGGCACCCGAGCTCGCGGCCGCGTACGTGCGGACGATCCGCGACATCGTCATCTCGCTCGGGATCTCGGAGGCCCGCATGGAGCGCGGCAATCTCCGCTGCGACGCCAACGTGTCGCTGCGGCCTCGCGGCCAGGAGAAGCTCGGCACGCGCACCGAGACCAAGAACGTCAACTCCATGCGCTCCGTCGAGCGCGCCGTGCGGTACGAGATCCAGCGTCAGGCGGCGATCCTGTCGTCGGGCGGCTCGATCACGCAGGAGACGCGGCACTGGCACGAGGACACCGGGACGACCTCGCCCGGCCGGCCCAAGTCCGACGCCGACGACTACCGCTACTTCCCCGAGCCCGATCTGCTGCCGGTGGCTCCCTCGACGGAGCTCATCGAGGGTCTGCGGGCGCAGCTCCCCGAGCCGCCCGCAGCCCACCGCCGACGGCTCAAGGCCGACTGGGGCTTCGGCGACATCGACTTCCGGGGGATCGTCAACGGCGGGGTGCTCGCCGAGGTCGAGGCGACGATCGCCGCGGGCGCATCGCCCGCCGCGGCGCGCAAGTGGTGGACCGGCGAGGTCGCACGCATCGCGAACGCAGAAGGCCGCGAGCCTTCGAGCCTCGTGACGCCTGCCGAGATCGCCGCGCTGCAGAAGCTGGTCGATGCCGGCACCCTGACCGACAAGCTCGCCCGTCAGGTGCTCGAGGGCGTCATCGCAGGGGAGGGGACGCCGCAGGAGATCGTCGACGCCCGCGGGCTCGCCGTCGTGTCCGACGACGGTGCACTCATCGCGGCGATCGATGAGGCCCTCGCCTCGCAGCCCGACGTGCTGGCGAAGATCCGCGACGGCAAGGTGCAGGCCGCCGGCGCCGTCATCGGCGCCGTTATGAAGGCGATGAAGGGCCAGGCCGACGCGGCTCGCGTGCGCGAGCTCGTCCTCGAGCGCGCGGCGCAGTAG
- the dinB gene encoding DNA polymerase IV, translating into MGRGDGSGRVVSPEGADDTGTGILHVDMDAFYASVAILDDPSLKGKPVIVGGMEGRGVVSSASYEARRYGVRSAMSTAQALRLCPTAIVVPPDFDRFIALSKQVMKIFNDITPLVEPLSIDEAFLDVRGARRLWGSPGRIAVMLRRRVLEETGLTCSVGVAATKHVAKMASTLSKPDGLLIIAAPDTQAFLAAQPARAMWGIGPKAAESLAARGIHSVADILQTPPEVLDRALGRAMGDRIWHLARGLDPRSVDTARIEKSVGHEETFFQDVDDPAALRSEFRRLADRVGSRLRKGGWEASTIAIKVRFADFTTISRSQTLPEPTNVGQRIGEAALELFASVDRVLPVRLVGVRGEKLRPTRDDAPTLWDDDEEWRRVEGALDDAVARFGTGAVTRATLLGSSRGGSSLPSHPPAPPTE; encoded by the coding sequence ATGGGACGCGGGGACGGATCGGGTCGGGTCGTCTCGCCCGAAGGGGCGGACGACACCGGCACCGGCATCCTGCACGTCGACATGGACGCCTTCTACGCGTCTGTCGCGATCCTCGACGACCCGTCGCTCAAGGGCAAGCCGGTGATCGTCGGCGGCATGGAGGGCCGGGGCGTCGTCTCCAGCGCCTCGTACGAGGCTCGTCGGTACGGCGTGCGGTCGGCGATGTCGACGGCTCAGGCGCTTCGACTCTGCCCCACGGCGATCGTCGTGCCGCCCGACTTCGATCGCTTCATCGCGCTCTCGAAGCAGGTCATGAAGATCTTCAACGACATCACGCCCCTGGTCGAGCCGCTCTCGATCGACGAGGCGTTCCTCGATGTCCGCGGTGCGCGCCGACTATGGGGGAGCCCCGGCCGGATCGCCGTCATGCTGCGCCGCCGGGTCCTCGAAGAGACGGGCCTCACATGCAGCGTCGGCGTCGCCGCGACGAAGCACGTCGCGAAGATGGCATCCACGCTGAGCAAGCCCGACGGTCTGCTGATCATCGCCGCGCCGGACACCCAGGCGTTCCTCGCCGCTCAGCCGGCCCGGGCCATGTGGGGGATCGGCCCGAAAGCGGCGGAGTCACTCGCGGCGCGAGGCATCCATTCGGTCGCCGACATCCTGCAGACGCCGCCCGAAGTCCTCGACCGCGCGCTCGGGCGCGCGATGGGCGATCGCATCTGGCACCTCGCGCGCGGACTCGATCCGCGGAGCGTCGATACGGCGCGGATCGAGAAGAGCGTCGGACACGAGGAGACCTTCTTCCAGGACGTCGACGACCCCGCCGCCCTGCGGTCGGAGTTCCGCCGCCTCGCCGACCGCGTGGGGTCCCGCCTGCGAAAGGGCGGCTGGGAGGCGTCGACGATCGCGATCAAGGTGCGGTTCGCCGACTTCACGACGATCAGCCGTTCGCAGACGCTTCCCGAGCCGACGAATGTCGGGCAGCGGATCGGAGAGGCCGCGCTCGAGCTCTTCGCGTCCGTCGACCGTGTACTCCCGGTGCGGCTCGTGGGGGTGCGCGGCGAGAAGCTCCGGCCGACCCGCGACGATGCGCCCACGCTTTGGGACGACGACGAGGAATGGCGCCGTGTCGAGGGCGCACTCGACGACGCCGTCGCCCGGTTCGGCACAGGAGCGGTGACGCGTGCGACGCTTCTCGGCTCATCGCGCGGCGGCTCGTCGCTGCCGTCGCATCCTCCGGCACCGCCCACGGAATGA
- the gatA gene encoding Asp-tRNA(Asn)/Glu-tRNA(Gln) amidotransferase subunit GatA encodes MSDLTRLSAAALAEKLSAGEVSSVEATQAHLDRIAEVDGDVHAFLHVSDHALAVAGEIDRRRSSGEALGALAGVPLAIKDVLVTTDMPSTSGSKILEGYMSPFDATVVARSRAAGLVPLGKTNMDEFAMGSSTEHSAYGPTRNPWDLDRIPGGSGGGSAAAVAAFEAPLALGSDTGGSIRQPAHVTGTVGLKPTYGGVSRYGAIALASSLDQVGPVTRTVLDAGLLHDVIGGHDPHDSTSLTDEWPSFAEAAREGARGDVLKGLKVGVISELPDSGFQSGVSASFREALAVMEAQGAEIVEISAPHFEYGVAAYYLVLPAEASSNLAKFDSVRFGLRVTPHAASTVEEVMAATRDAGFGDEVKRRIILGTYALSAGYYDAYYGSAQKVRTLIQRDFDEAFTRVDVIATPSAPTTAFKLGEKIDDPLQMYLNDVTTIPANLAGVPGISIPSGLAAEDGLPVGIQFLAPAREDARLYRVGAALEAALVDSWGGPLLDRAPAIGAKGGVR; translated from the coding sequence GTGAGCGACCTGACGCGACTGAGCGCCGCCGCGCTCGCCGAGAAGCTTTCCGCCGGCGAGGTCTCCAGCGTCGAGGCGACCCAGGCCCACCTCGACCGCATCGCCGAGGTCGACGGAGACGTGCACGCCTTCCTGCACGTGAGCGACCACGCGCTCGCCGTCGCGGGCGAGATCGACCGCCGCCGTTCGTCCGGCGAGGCGCTCGGTGCGCTGGCCGGCGTGCCCCTCGCGATCAAGGACGTGCTCGTCACGACCGACATGCCCTCGACGAGCGGCTCGAAGATCCTCGAGGGCTACATGTCGCCTTTCGACGCGACGGTCGTCGCACGCTCGCGCGCCGCCGGACTCGTCCCTCTCGGCAAGACCAACATGGACGAGTTCGCGATGGGCTCCTCGACCGAGCACTCGGCGTACGGCCCGACGCGGAACCCCTGGGACCTCGACCGCATCCCGGGCGGCTCCGGCGGCGGTTCGGCCGCGGCCGTCGCGGCTTTCGAGGCGCCGCTCGCGCTCGGGTCCGACACAGGCGGCTCCATCCGCCAGCCGGCGCATGTGACGGGCACGGTGGGCCTCAAGCCCACGTACGGCGGAGTGAGTCGCTACGGTGCGATCGCGCTGGCCTCGAGCCTCGACCAGGTGGGTCCGGTCACGCGCACCGTGCTCGACGCGGGGCTGCTGCACGACGTCATCGGCGGGCACGACCCGCACGATTCGACCTCCCTCACCGACGAGTGGCCGTCATTCGCCGAGGCCGCCCGCGAGGGAGCGCGCGGTGACGTGCTCAAGGGGCTCAAGGTCGGGGTGATCTCGGAGCTTCCCGACAGCGGCTTCCAGTCGGGTGTCTCGGCATCCTTCCGGGAGGCGCTCGCGGTGATGGAGGCGCAGGGCGCCGAGATCGTCGAGATCAGCGCACCCCACTTCGAGTACGGAGTGGCCGCCTACTACCTCGTCCTCCCCGCCGAGGCATCCAGCAACCTCGCCAAGTTCGACTCGGTGCGCTTCGGCCTTCGCGTGACGCCCCACGCGGCATCCACTGTCGAAGAGGTCATGGCCGCCACGCGAGACGCCGGCTTCGGCGACGAGGTGAAGCGTCGCATCATCCTCGGCACCTACGCCCTTTCGGCCGGCTACTACGACGCCTACTACGGCTCGGCGCAGAAGGTGCGCACCCTCATCCAGCGCGACTTCGACGAAGCTTTCACCCGGGTGGACGTCATCGCCACCCCATCCGCGCCCACGACGGCGTTCAAGCTCGGCGAGAAGATCGACGACCCGCTGCAGATGTATCTCAACGACGTCACCACGATCCCCGCCAACCTCGCGGGGGTGCCGGGGATCTCGATCCCCTCGGGTCTCGCCGCAGAGGACGGCCTGCCCGTCGGCATCCAGTTCCTCGCTCCCGCCCGTGAGGACGCGCGCCTCTACCGCGTCGGCGCTGCGCTCGAAGCGGCGCTCGTTGACTCGTGGGGCGGCCCGCTCCTCGACAGGGCTCCGGCGATCGGTGCGAAGGGAGGCGTCCGCTGA